The region AATAGTATGCAAAATGCAAATATGTTAATACATATTAGGCTTTTTTTAATTAAATTTCATTTAATTTTCAACTGATTTAGGTTGTCAAATAGGTATCCGCTATAAATATTTAAATTTTTGAGCGCAAAATAAGCGTTTGTAAGATATTTTTCAAGTAGTTGAGCGTCCTCGCCGTTTTTAACTTCATTGTCGGCAAGGTCGTCTGCGAGTTGAAAAGCTAGCCCGTAAAAGTTAGCGTAATCAATAAAATATTGTTGAATTTGTTGACTAGCGCAAGCATATTTTGCTATGCTTAGGACGCTAGCGACAAACATCTTAGAAGTTTTTAACAAAGAAATTTGATAATTTGGACAAGCAGACTGCAAATCAAAACTTTGACCTAGTATCATACCGTTTACGCCCGAACATTCGAAGATTGAATTTATAGCTTCGGCATAACCAAAAGATAAGTCGTTATTTTGTAGCAATATTGATATCGCTGTATTTAGTAGTCCGTCGCCTGCAAGTAACGCCGTCGCTACGTCAAACTCCTTGTGACAGCTAGGTTTGCCTCGACGAAAATCGTCGTCGTCC is a window of Clostridia bacterium DNA encoding:
- a CDS encoding polyprenyl synthetase family protein — encoded protein: MDLTNSVDANSVLLSFLPKGDDRLYKAMEYSLLSGGKRKRFFTCLAVADYFLLDNNQVRAIASAIEMIHTYSLIHDDLPCMDDDDFRRGKPSCHKEFDVATALLAGDGLLNTAISILLQNNDLSFGYAEAINSIFECSGVNGMILGQSFDLQSACPNYQISLLKTSKMFVASVLSIAKYACASQQIQQYFIDYANFYGLAFQLADDLADNEVKNGEDAQLLEKYLTNAYFALKNLNIYSGYLFDNLNQLKIK